A stretch of the Archangium violaceum genome encodes the following:
- a CDS encoding SLC13 family permease, producing MAIAIVLGIVLVALVLFSIDVFPIEVSSLVVVCLLAVTGVLTPEQAFEGFSNDTVIFIFTLLAMTEGLASTGVVQLVGQRLAFFARFGHQTFVLAMMVVVAVFSSIVSNTVTTAAFLPVAIGAANRAKVPKSKVLLPLAYASMLGGMVFLYGTSTNLVASAAFPRFGLKPIGVTELSPVGLPVAVIGILVVVFLGPLLLPSRVGKGAVGDWVLRDYLTEAILPPDSRYVGKELAEITEGLGLRVIGLVREGQSMPAVPSYRLVGDERIIVEGNREDILRVKDLRGIEIRPDMRLSDTDLRPQDTVLVEATVPTGSPLIGRSLKETLFLERYGLVALALHRKPAIQRLTKLQMLGRLFGGQSLSSLPLSVGDVLLLRGPRDRVQELSDGVNLLILGDVEYQPPRYGKWLLAVVLFLGALALGTFKVVPLSVAGLAGMLAMIATGCVDSRRAFRVDWRVVLLIGSMLALGVAMEESGAGDFLGNLAAGLGEYGGPRMVLLLMMALTIVLSAPMSNQAAALVILPVAVGAAAKLGVDPRPFAIGVTLAASCSFITPLEPSCVLVYGPGHYRFTDFFRLGTPLTALLLAFLVAVVPLVWPFHKAGAEPSRAREPVSERMVAPP from the coding sequence ATGGCCATCGCAATCGTCCTCGGCATCGTGCTCGTTGCCCTGGTGCTCTTCTCCATCGACGTGTTTCCCATTGAGGTGAGCTCGTTGGTGGTGGTGTGCCTGCTGGCCGTCACCGGGGTGTTGACGCCCGAACAGGCCTTCGAGGGATTCAGCAACGACACCGTCATCTTCATCTTCACCCTGCTGGCGATGACGGAAGGGCTCGCCAGCACGGGGGTGGTGCAGCTCGTCGGGCAGCGGCTCGCCTTCTTCGCTCGCTTCGGCCACCAGACGTTCGTGTTGGCGATGATGGTGGTGGTGGCGGTGTTCTCCTCCATCGTCTCCAATACGGTGACGACGGCGGCCTTCCTGCCGGTGGCGATCGGCGCGGCGAACCGCGCGAAGGTGCCCAAGAGCAAGGTGCTGCTGCCGCTGGCCTACGCCTCCATGCTGGGCGGCATGGTGTTCCTGTACGGCACCTCCACCAACCTGGTGGCGTCCGCGGCCTTCCCACGCTTCGGGCTGAAGCCCATCGGGGTGACGGAGTTGTCGCCGGTGGGGTTGCCGGTGGCGGTGATCGGCATCCTCGTCGTGGTGTTCCTGGGGCCGCTGCTGCTGCCGTCCCGCGTGGGCAAGGGGGCGGTGGGCGACTGGGTCCTGCGCGACTACCTCACCGAGGCCATCCTTCCCCCCGACTCGCGCTACGTGGGCAAGGAGCTGGCGGAGATCACCGAGGGACTGGGGCTGCGCGTCATCGGGCTCGTGCGGGAGGGGCAGTCGATGCCCGCGGTGCCGAGCTACCGGCTGGTGGGGGACGAGCGCATCATCGTCGAGGGCAACCGCGAGGACATCCTCCGGGTGAAGGATCTACGGGGCATCGAGATCCGTCCGGACATGAGGCTGTCGGACACGGATCTGCGACCCCAGGACACGGTGCTGGTGGAGGCGACGGTGCCCACGGGCAGCCCGCTCATCGGCCGGAGCCTGAAGGAGACGCTCTTCCTGGAGCGCTATGGACTGGTGGCGCTGGCGCTGCACCGCAAGCCCGCCATCCAACGGTTGACGAAGCTGCAGATGCTGGGACGGCTCTTCGGCGGACAGTCGCTGTCCTCCCTGCCGCTGTCCGTGGGTGACGTGCTGCTGTTGCGTGGCCCCCGGGACAGGGTCCAGGAGCTGTCGGACGGCGTCAACCTGCTCATCCTCGGGGACGTGGAGTACCAGCCGCCGCGCTACGGCAAATGGCTGCTGGCGGTGGTGCTCTTCCTCGGCGCGCTCGCGCTGGGCACCTTCAAGGTGGTGCCGCTGTCCGTGGCGGGGCTGGCGGGAATGCTGGCGATGATCGCCACCGGCTGCGTGGACTCGCGGCGGGCCTTCCGCGTGGACTGGCGCGTGGTGCTGCTCATCGGCTCCATGTTGGCGCTCGGCGTGGCCATGGAGGAGAGCGGGGCGGGGGATTTCCTGGGCAACCTCGCGGCGGGGCTCGGCGAGTACGGAGGCCCGCGCATGGTGCTGCTCTTGATGATGGCGCTGACCATCGTGTTGTCGGCGCCCATGAGCAACCAGGCCGCGGCCCTGGTGATCCTCCCGGTGGCCGTTGGCGCCGCCGCGAAGCTGGGGGTGGACCCGAGGCCCTTCGCCATCGGGGTGACGCTGGCGGCGAGCTGCTCCTTCATCACGCCCCTCGAGCCGAGCTGCGTGCTGGTGTACGGCCCCGGTCACTACCGCTTCACGGACTTCTTCCGGCTCGGTACACCCCTGACGGCCCTGCTGCTCGCCTTCCTCGTGGCGGTGGTGCCCCTGGTGTGGCCCTTCCACAAGGCCGGCGCCGAGCCGTCCCGGGCCCGCGAGCCGGTAAGCGAGCGGATGGTGGCACCCCCATAG